Genomic window (Desulfuromonas sp.):
GCGCTGACAAACACCGCGTCAGCCCACTGCAGGTCCTTCGCGGCAAGCTTGGTGACGTTCAGGTCGACCAGGCGCTTGCCCCAATCCGGGGGCAGCATCGCCGCAATCGTAAGAAGCCCCAGCGGCGGCGAGGAGGCTTTTTTGTGGGCCAACTTCAGCGCGTGTTTAAAGCTCCAGAAGGTGTCCGGAAACTCAGGATAGATAAAAAGGATGTTCATTTGTCCACGCTCCAAGCATATCGCTAACAATATCAAAGAGCATGGGGGTTTCAATTTTCAGCGGCTTTAATTCCGATGGTTTGCCTAGGACTGATTTGTGGGCAAACAGTTGAAGGGCAACGTGTCCTGCAGATGGCAACGCTCGTGGGTGCAATGGAACCGGTCCGGAAGCGCTGCCGAATCCGATGGCGGTTGGGTTCCGATGCGTTCCGATGTTTTTGGATATTGGCAACGTGGCTGAAAACTTTCCACATGGTCAACTGACATCTCGTTGAACAAAGCGGGCAGCCGGGATTTGTTATAATCAGACGGCGTTACGCATAAAAAACCATCGACAAGAGGGAGGTCTGCCGGTGAACGACGAAACTCCGAACGTCCAACCCCCGCCGCAGGGGGCGCGCCTCGGCGGGCTGAAGATCGTCGCCATCGTCGTGGTCGCCACGGTGATCGCGACCCTGGCCGCGGTGTGGGCCGTCACGACCTATCTCTTCCCCTCCGAATTCAAGCCGGTGACCCTGAGCGCGAAGGAAGAGAGGACTCTCGACGCCAAGCTGGAGCGCCTCGACTCCTTTGAAAAGGGGCCTTCCTCCCGCCGGGAGCCGCCGCAGTCTGCCGGGGAGGCGCCCCTGGAGCCGGAGGCCTACAGCGAGGAGGGGGCGGACCGGGAGATCGTCCTGAGCGAGAAGGAACTCAACGCCCTGCTGGCGAAGAACACCGACCTGGCGACGAAGCTGGCCATCGACCTCGCCGACGACCTGGACAGCGCCAAGCTGCTCGTCCCCCTCGACGAGGAGTTCCCCTTTCTCGGCGGCAAGACCCTCAAGGTGACGGCGGGCCTCCAGCTCGCCTACGCCGAGGGCAGGCCGGTCGTCGCCCTGAGGGGGGTCAGCGTCTGGGGCGTTCCCCTGCCCAACGCCTGGCTGGGCAACCTGAAGAACGTGGACCTGGTGAAGGAGTTCGGCGGCGGGGAGGGGTTCTGGAGCGCCTTCGCCGCGGGCATCGACGAGATCGCGATCGAGGAGGGGAGCCTGCGGGTCAGGCTCAAGGAATAGGGCGACAGCAAAAGGTGTTTTTCGAGTTGGAGACCGGCTGCCTTGCATCGAGGGGAGCCGGTCTTTTTTGTTCTCAGCGCAGGGGATCGAAGAGGAACTCCAGGCCGTTGACCTTGATTTCGTAGACCGCCCGCAGCATCCTGCCGAGCCTCCCCTCGGGAAAGCCCTGTTGAGCGAACCAGACGACGTAGGTCTCGGGCAGGTCGATCAGCAGCATTCCCTGGTGCTTGCCGAAGGGCATGCGCATCCCGGCCAGTTCGAGCAGGGCCTTGTGGTCATACGAGGGGAGGGGTTCCATCGGATCGTCTGGCGAAAACGGGGACATCGGTTTTCCCTTCAGCGGAGGTTCAGGATGGAAAGGTGAAGCGGGGTCTTCGGAGTCGATGCTTTATACCTGCCACCCGACGGTTTTGCAAGATTGTATGTGGGTCAGGAAGTCTGTTTGTCTCGCCTGGCCCCTTTTTCTTCCCCCTTGCCCTATCTGCCGCCAGGCGGTATCCTTCCATCCATGATTACATTATCCGTTGAATCTTCGGAGACCGCCCTGTCCGCCCTGGAGTTTCTCCAGCGCCGCATCCCCGCGGCCCCCAAGGCCTACCTGCGCCAACTGTTGAAGAAGGGGAAGGTGCTCGGAGCCGGGGGCCGCCTCGACGAGGGGGACCGCCTCTGTTCCGGCGACGAGGTCCGGCTGCCGGACAGCGGCCGGCTTCGCGAACTGCTCGGCGCCCCGACGGCTGCCGCGCCGGGGGTGGCCGTTCTTTTCGAGAGCCGGGAGATCCTCGTCGCGGACAAGCCCGCCGGGGTGGCGGTCCACGCCAGCGCCGGTCACGAGGAGGACAACCTCACCGCCAGGGTCGAGGCGCTCCTTGCCGTGCGCGGCGAGCGCTACAGCGTCGCCCCGGTCCACCGCCTCGACCTCGAGACCTCGGGGCCGATCCTGTTCGGGAAGGGGAAGAAGGCCTGCGGGGAGCTGGGCAAGGTCTTCATGCGCCAGGAGGTGGAGAAGGCTTACCTGGCCCTCGCCTCGGGGCGGACCCCCGGCAGCGGCGTGTTGTGTTCGAAGGTTCCCTCGAAGGGAATGAGCAAGGAGGCCATGACGGCCTTCAAGGCCCTGGCCCGCGTCGAGGCCGCCTCCCTGCTCGAGCTGAGCCTGTACACGGGGCGCCAGCACCAGATCCGCCGCCAACTGGCCGACCTCGGCCATCCCGTCTTCGGGGACCGCCGCTACGGCGGTCCCTGCCCCCCGGAGCTGCCGCGCCTCTTCCTCCACTGCCGGCGCCTCGCCTTCGCAGACCCCTTCAGCGGCGCTTCGCTGGCCGTGGAGAGCCCCCTGCCGGACGATCTCGCCGGCTTTCTGCCGACCTGCGGCATCGAGCCGCCCCCTGTGCCGGGGTCACGCAGTCCTCGCCAAGGTTGAATAAACAGCCATCTGACGCATAATGGTTCTGTCTTCCCATGGCTTTATGTGCTTTCCCTCTGTGCATCGATTTTGTCCAGCGATGGCCGGAGGCCGACGGCGGTCAGGAACAGGGAAGGCTGACTTGTCCGGGGAATGAACCATGAGTCTTTTGGTGCGGGCCAGGTATCGCCGGGTATTCGCCTTGCTGTTGCTTGGGGCGTGGATCGCCCTGTGCTTCCCGGGGCCGGCTGCGGCAGCTGGGGAGCCGAAAAAGGTCCTGATCCTGCACTCCTATCACCACGGCTTTCCCTGGACAGAGGGGATCATGGCTGGGATGCAGAAGGTCTTCTCCGAAGCCGGCGACCCTCCCCAGCTCCACGTCGAATATCTCGACGCCAAGCGTTACCACGACACCGAATACCTCGACCACGTGCTTGAGGGGGTTTTCGACCACAAGCTGGCCGGCCGTCGCTTCGACCTCGTTCTTCTCTACGACAACGACGCTTTCAACTACGTTCTCAAGCACCGGCATGACCTCTTCGCCGGCACCCCGATCGTGTTCTGCGGGGTCAACGGTTACCGGCCGGCGGATCCGGCGGCGGGGGGGATGACCGGGGTCGATGACAGCCCTTCCTTTGCCGAGACAATCGAACTGGCCCTGCGCCTGCACCCCGGGGCCGAGGAGTTCGTCTTTATCGGCAGCACCGACAACGTGCCCGGTCGCCTGTTCCGCCGGGCCCTGGAGGCGCTCGCGCCCCGTTTTCCGGTTCGGTTCCAGTTCTGGGACGATTTGCCGGCAGAAGAGATCGAAGAGCGCCTGGGGCGTCTTCCCGCCAACCGACTGATTTCCATCTATGGCTTCGTCCGGGACCGGAGCGGAAGGATTCTTCCCTTTGCCGAGAGCTGCCGGCGCATCCGGG
Coding sequences:
- a CDS encoding DUF3820 family protein, whose product is MEPLPSYDHKALLELAGMRMPFGKHQGMLLIDLPETYVVWFAQQGFPEGRLGRMLRAVYEIKVNGLEFLFDPLR
- a CDS encoding RluA family pseudouridine synthase, encoding MITLSVESSETALSALEFLQRRIPAAPKAYLRQLLKKGKVLGAGGRLDEGDRLCSGDEVRLPDSGRLRELLGAPTAAAPGVAVLFESREILVADKPAGVAVHASAGHEEDNLTARVEALLAVRGERYSVAPVHRLDLETSGPILFGKGKKACGELGKVFMRQEVEKAYLALASGRTPGSGVLCSKVPSKGMSKEAMTAFKALARVEAASLLELSLYTGRQHQIRRQLADLGHPVFGDRRYGGPCPPELPRLFLHCRRLAFADPFSGASLAVESPLPDDLAGFLPTCGIEPPPVPGSRSPRQG